From Salvelinus namaycush isolate Seneca chromosome 24, SaNama_1.0, whole genome shotgun sequence, one genomic window encodes:
- the rhov gene encoding rho-related GTP-binding protein RhoV — MPPQMDYYCEESRVPSSCGLMSQETGLEREPAPGLEREPAAISCMLVGDGAVGKTSMIVSYTSNGYPTEYKQTGFDVFSGQVQVEGAPVRIQLLDTAGQEVFDDFRSLSYSQTDVFLLCFSVVNPNSFHNVTNKWIPEIRACNPSAPIILVGTQSDLLLDVNVLINLARGGVKPVLTPRARSMAVKIRAADYVECSSLTQKNLKEAFDAAIFAAIKHKARKEKKRQLSDRRTKAFSKCSWKKLFCFI; from the exons ATGCCACCTCAAATGGATTATTATTGTGAAGAATCCCGCGTCCCCTCTTCATGCGGATTGATGAGCCAAGAGACCGGGTTGGAGAGGGAGCCAGCGCCCGGGTTGGAGAGGGAGCCAGCGGCTATCAGCTGTATGCTGGTGGGGGACGGGGCTGTGGGCAAGACAAGCATGATAGTCAGTTACACCAGCAATGGATACCCCACGGAATACAAACAGACCGGCTTTGATGTCTTTTCTG GTCAGGTCCAAGTAGAAGGAGCCCCAGTCAGAATACAACTACTGGACACAGCTGGACAG GAGGTGTTTGACGATTTCCgctccctctcctactcccagacGGACGTCTTCCTGCTCTGCTTCAGTGTGGTCAACCCCAACTCCTTCCACAATGTCACCAACAAGTGGATCCCAGAGATCCGAGCCTGCAACCCCTCAGCTCCCATCATCCTCGTGGGCACCCAGTCCGACCTCCTGCTGGACGTCAACGTTCTGATCAACCTGGCCCGTGGCGGGGTCAAACCAGTGCTGACCCCTCGGGCGCGGAGCATGGCGGTGAAGATCAGAGCGGCGGACTATGTGGAATGTTCTTCGTTGACGCAGAAGAACTTAAAAGAGGCGTTCGACGCGGCCATTTTTGCTGCCATCAAACACAAGGCCAGGAAGGAGAAGAAGAGGCAGCTGTCGGACAGACGCACCAAGGCCTTCTCTAAATGCAGCTGGAAGAAATTATTCTGTTTTATCTGA